One segment of Primulina tabacum isolate GXHZ01 chromosome 14, ASM2559414v2, whole genome shotgun sequence DNA contains the following:
- the LOC142523859 gene encoding uncharacterized protein LOC142523859, which yields MDGLRPTIRRDVMLMRPTTYDAATVCAFDVEQALMDINVELQRKRHQAQQSVAIYALLDFRATHSFIPETFVKRQGNIPEAMDFGFRVSIPSGDQMFTSSMARNLELHFQKNVVQADLIVLQMPEFDIILVSESRGCRGGQRISQCLSRGRSGIPPDREVNFSIELMMGPVPIFKASYPLEPAKIKELKDQIQDFPGKGFIRLSFRHGEHPYYL from the exons atggatggcctcAGACCCACCATACGTCGGGATGTCATGTTGATGAGGCCTACTACTTACGATGCTGCCACTGTTTGTGCTTTTGACGTAGAGCAGGCCCTGATGGATATTAACGTGGAGTTGCAGCGAAAGAGGCATCAGGCCCAGCAGA gtgtagccataTATGCACTGCTTGATTTcagagctacacattcatttatacCCGAGACTTTTGTCAAGCGACAAGGGAACATACCAGAGGCCATGGATTTTGGTTTCAGAGTTTCGATTCCTTCTGGTGATCAGATGTTTACTTCGAGTATGGCGAGGAATCTAGAGCTTCATTTTCAGAAGAATGTTGTTCAGGCAGACCTGATTGTGCTACAGATGcctgagtttgacatcattctgg TGTCAGAGTCTAGAGGATGTCGAGGTGGCCAGAGAATTTCCCAGTGTCTTTCCAGAGGACgttcaggcattccaccagaccgAGAGGTGAACTTCTCTATTGAGCTGATGATGGGTCCAGTGCCAATTTTTAAGGCATCCTATCCTCTAGAACCTGCAAAGATTAAAGAATTGAAGGACCAGATTCAGGATTTTCCGGgaaagggtttcattcgcctgAGTTTTCGCCATGGGGAACACCCGtactatttgtga